One segment of Thermus tengchongensis DNA contains the following:
- a CDS encoding branched-chain amino acid ABC transporter permease has product MSDLLPYLIGGLANGALYGLLALGFVLVYRATSVVNFAIGEFLLVGAYLTYTFALFLPLPLAMLAALPAAFLFGIIVERGFVRPLLGRNVVAVIMATIGLASTLDGGVQLVWGPDLKYLPGNLPNLGFQTGEIFVSSRAVWNLLLALPLGLGLLWLLRRSRYGILVRAISEREVAALALGIPTARILAGVWGISALLATLAGALLAVASGVGPNLVFLGLKVFPVAILGGLDSVGGALLAGFILGILEALSQRYLETVLPGFTEALPFLVVLLVLLVRPYGLLGERQIERV; this is encoded by the coding sequence ATGTCCGACCTCCTGCCTTACCTCATCGGGGGCCTGGCCAACGGGGCCCTTTACGGCCTGCTGGCCCTGGGCTTTGTGCTCGTCTACCGGGCTACCAGCGTGGTGAACTTCGCCATCGGGGAGTTCCTGCTGGTGGGGGCCTACCTCACCTACACCTTCGCCCTCTTCCTGCCCTTGCCCCTGGCCATGCTGGCCGCCCTCCCCGCTGCGTTCCTCTTTGGGATTATTGTGGAGAGGGGTTTCGTGCGGCCCCTTTTGGGGCGGAACGTGGTGGCGGTGATCATGGCCACCATCGGGCTGGCCTCCACCCTAGACGGGGGAGTACAGCTGGTTTGGGGCCCGGACCTGAAGTACCTTCCGGGGAACCTGCCCAACCTGGGCTTCCAGACCGGGGAGATCTTCGTCTCCTCCCGGGCGGTGTGGAACCTGCTCCTGGCCCTGCCCCTGGGGCTTGGCCTTCTTTGGCTCCTCCGAAGAAGCCGCTACGGCATCCTGGTGCGGGCCATTTCCGAAAGGGAGGTGGCTGCCCTGGCCCTAGGGATTCCCACCGCCCGCATCCTGGCGGGGGTCTGGGGGATTTCCGCCCTGCTCGCCACCCTGGCCGGGGCGCTTTTGGCGGTGGCCAGCGGGGTGGGTCCCAACCTGGTCTTCCTGGGGCTCAAGGTCTTTCCCGTGGCCATCCTGGGGGGCTTGGACTCCGTGGGGGGAGCTTTGCTGGCGGGCTTTATCCTAGGGATCCTCGAGGCCCTCTCCCAGCGCTACCTGGAAACCGTACTCCCCGGCTTCACCGAAGCCCTGCCCTTCCTGGTGGTGCTTTTGGTCCTCTTGGTGCGGCCCTATGGCCTCTTGGGAGAACGGCAAATCGAGAGGGTGTGA
- a CDS encoding ABC transporter ATP-binding protein encodes MLSVENLKVVYRGVILALDGVSLEVREGEAVALLGPNGAGKSSLVRAVAGLLPKFEGRVLDGHVRLFGKEATHLDPVRITGLGLTAVLEGRPLFRYLTPVENLVAAGHRLSSRELREGMEEVFARFPRLYERRHEQAGYLSGGEQQMLLIGMALLTRPKVLVVDEPSLGLAPKLVEEVMRTLDALRKEKGLSLLLVEQNARAALAIVDRVYVMERGRVVFEGDAKTAQEDQDVMEFYLGREEVGFRQAKRYRRRKRWV; translated from the coding sequence ATCCTGTCCGTGGAAAACCTCAAAGTGGTCTACCGGGGAGTGATCCTGGCCCTGGACGGGGTTTCCCTAGAGGTGAGGGAGGGGGAAGCGGTGGCCCTCCTCGGGCCCAACGGAGCCGGCAAGAGCTCCTTGGTGCGGGCGGTGGCGGGGCTTCTGCCCAAATTTGAGGGGCGGGTGCTGGACGGGCACGTCCGCCTTTTCGGGAAAGAAGCCACCCACTTGGACCCGGTGCGCATCACGGGCCTGGGGCTTACGGCGGTCCTCGAGGGGCGCCCCCTCTTCCGCTACCTCACCCCGGTGGAGAACCTGGTGGCCGCCGGGCATCGCCTCTCCTCCCGGGAGCTTAGGGAAGGCATGGAGGAGGTTTTCGCCCGGTTCCCCCGGCTCTACGAAAGGCGGCACGAGCAGGCCGGCTACCTCTCGGGAGGCGAACAGCAGATGCTCCTCATAGGCATGGCCCTCCTCACCCGGCCCAAGGTGCTGGTGGTGGATGAGCCCTCCTTGGGCCTCGCCCCCAAGCTGGTGGAGGAGGTGATGCGCACCCTGGACGCCTTGAGGAAGGAGAAGGGACTAAGCCTCCTCTTGGTGGAGCAGAACGCCCGGGCAGCCCTGGCCATTGTGGATCGGGTTTACGTCATGGAGCGGGGCCGGGTGGTGTTTGAAGGAGATGCCAAAACCGCCCAGGAAGACCAGGACGTGATGGAGTTCTACCTGGGCAGGGAGGAAGTGGGCTTCCGCCAGGCCAAGCGCTACCGAAGGAGGAAGCGGTGGGTGTGA
- a CDS encoding ABC transporter ATP-binding protein C-terminal domain-containing protein: MAGLSLEEKQDLARFLLDAREEWGVTLLWVEHDLRAVLELSDRVLVLSYGEVLYHGPPQGVRQDPKVAEAYLGQA, from the coding sequence ATGGCCGGGCTCTCCCTGGAGGAGAAGCAAGACCTCGCCCGCTTCCTCCTGGATGCCCGGGAGGAATGGGGGGTTACCCTCCTTTGGGTGGAGCACGACCTGAGGGCGGTCCTGGAGCTTTCCGACCGGGTCCTGGTCCTCTCCTACGGGGAGGTGCTCTACCATGGCCCCCCGCAAGGGGTGCGCCAGGATCCCAAGGTGGCGGAAGCCTACCTGGGGCAAGCTTGA
- a CDS encoding AMP-binding protein — protein MEGTLLAYLHHHATERPHAPALRVKRLGVWQKTSWKELLERTLRLAGGLWALGLREGEVLAILGHNAPEWVEAELAAQTLGALPMGIYADAMPEEVGYFLEFTGAKGIVVSDEEQLDKVYPHLHLVDFVLVWEEAGMSRHFQGKVLRFSQALGDPKVGEEALKKRRPEEIALLAPTSGTTGRSKLAMLSHQNLLAGHFALGQALGFQKGAWVFSYLPLPWIGEQMLTVVQGLVEGSTVHFPEDPTTLREDLKEVQPDFFLAPPRLWEDMASLIQSRMADADLLKAFFYRVGMGALLEGASREFRGERVGLWLNLKRAFFYPLIARPLRARLGLAACRIAVTGGAPLGPEVFTFFRALGLDIRQVYGQSETAAATTAHATGDAPPETVGPPLPGTEVRLSEEGEILVKGPQVFQGYFRQEKATEESFTEDGFFRTGDAGFFDERGHLVILGRVKEVGALLDGTRFAPQFLENRLKYSPYIREAVVLGHGRPFVTALIELDPENVQNWARKRGIPFTTYLSLTERPEVKALIAEEIRMVNKTLPEKLKIQRFAILPKELHPDDEEITRTRKVRRQVVEARYGPVIQALYGEGGRVEVVLPIRYLEGEGRLEATLEVQEV, from the coding sequence ATGGAAGGAACGCTTCTTGCCTACCTACACCACCACGCCACGGAGCGCCCCCACGCCCCCGCCTTGCGGGTGAAGCGGCTTGGGGTGTGGCAGAAGACCTCCTGGAAGGAGCTCCTAGAGCGTACCCTTCGCCTTGCCGGGGGGCTTTGGGCCTTGGGCCTTCGGGAAGGGGAGGTCCTGGCCATCCTCGGGCACAACGCTCCCGAGTGGGTGGAGGCGGAACTGGCCGCCCAAACCCTAGGGGCCTTGCCCATGGGCATCTACGCCGACGCCATGCCCGAGGAGGTGGGTTACTTCCTGGAGTTCACCGGGGCCAAGGGGATCGTGGTTTCCGACGAGGAGCAGCTGGACAAGGTCTACCCCCACCTGCACCTGGTGGACTTCGTCCTGGTCTGGGAGGAGGCAGGAATGTCCCGCCACTTCCAGGGCAAGGTGCTCCGGTTTAGCCAGGCCCTTGGGGATCCCAAGGTGGGGGAAGAGGCCCTCAAAAAGCGCCGCCCCGAGGAGATCGCCCTCCTCGCCCCCACCTCGGGCACCACGGGAAGGAGCAAGCTGGCCATGCTTTCGCACCAGAACCTTCTCGCTGGCCACTTTGCCTTGGGCCAAGCCCTGGGGTTCCAGAAGGGAGCCTGGGTCTTCAGCTATCTACCCCTTCCCTGGATCGGGGAACAGATGCTCACCGTGGTGCAGGGCTTGGTGGAAGGCTCCACGGTGCACTTCCCCGAGGATCCCACCACCTTGAGGGAGGACCTCAAGGAGGTCCAGCCCGACTTCTTCTTGGCTCCCCCCCGGCTTTGGGAGGATATGGCCAGCCTCATCCAAAGCCGCATGGCGGACGCCGACCTCCTCAAAGCCTTCTTCTACCGGGTGGGGATGGGGGCCCTCCTGGAAGGGGCAAGCCGTGAGTTCCGGGGGGAGAGGGTGGGCCTTTGGCTCAACCTCAAGCGGGCCTTCTTCTATCCCCTCATCGCCAGGCCCCTTAGGGCCAGGCTGGGCCTCGCCGCCTGCCGCATCGCCGTCACCGGGGGCGCCCCCCTGGGCCCCGAGGTCTTCACCTTCTTCCGCGCCTTGGGCCTGGACATCCGCCAGGTCTACGGCCAGTCGGAAACCGCCGCCGCCACCACCGCCCACGCCACCGGGGATGCCCCCCCCGAGACCGTGGGCCCCCCCCTGCCCGGCACGGAGGTGCGCCTCAGCGAGGAGGGGGAGATCCTGGTGAAGGGTCCCCAGGTCTTCCAGGGGTATTTCCGCCAGGAAAAGGCTACCGAGGAAAGCTTCACCGAGGATGGCTTCTTCCGCACCGGGGACGCGGGATTCTTCGACGAGCGGGGCCACCTGGTAATCCTGGGGCGGGTGAAGGAGGTGGGGGCCCTGCTGGATGGGACCCGCTTTGCCCCTCAGTTTCTGGAAAACCGCCTGAAATACTCCCCCTACATCCGCGAGGCCGTGGTCCTGGGGCACGGAAGACCCTTTGTCACGGCTCTCATCGAGCTGGACCCTGAGAACGTGCAGAACTGGGCCAGGAAGCGGGGCATCCCCTTTACCACTTATCTGTCCCTCACGGAAAGGCCCGAGGTCAAGGCCCTGATCGCCGAGGAAATCCGCATGGTGAACAAGACGCTTCCCGAAAAGCTCAAGATCCAGCGCTTCGCCATCCTGCCCAAGGAACTCCACCCCGACGACGAGGAGATCACCCGCACCCGCAAGGTCCGGCGCCAGGTGGTGGAGGCCCGCTACGGCCCGGTGATCCAGGCCCTCTACGGGGAGGGGGGACGGGTGGAGGTGGTGCTCCCCATCCGCTACCTGGAGGGGGAAGGGAGGCTCGAGGCTACCCTCGAGGTGCAGGAGGTCTAA
- a CDS encoding branched-chain amino acid ABC transporter permease, which yields MYALSKQLTDAYSRRFARAVRETYKEDEAYASTPLGRLALWAFLALLFFLPLLLGPYPMYVATLVAIGALSALGLHLLVGGAGQISLGHAAFMGVGAYAASHLYGPLAPLGILLGGGIAALLGLVLGLPSLRIKGVYLAIATLAFQFLADYVFKNWEAVTGGIRGRTLPPAEILGLALDTPDRLWYLVLLFALPLFFYGKRLLMTRAGRAFMAVRDNDLSARVAGVDLVGVKLLAFALSAFYAGVAGGLLAQLYKAVTPEYFPLTVSIQYLAMVIVGGAGTVLGAVLGAFFVLLIPEVLNSFVGALGPQYAAALAAWRNVIFGLLILGFLILEPLGLVGLWGRIRNYFRTWPLPY from the coding sequence GTGTACGCTCTTTCCAAACAACTCACCGACGCCTATAGCCGCCGCTTTGCCCGAGCGGTGCGGGAAACCTACAAGGAGGACGAGGCCTACGCCAGCACCCCCCTGGGGCGGCTGGCGCTTTGGGCCTTCCTGGCCCTTCTCTTCTTCCTACCCCTCCTCCTAGGGCCTTACCCCATGTACGTGGCCACCCTGGTGGCCATCGGGGCCTTAAGCGCCCTGGGCCTTCACCTCCTGGTGGGGGGTGCAGGGCAGATCTCCTTGGGCCACGCCGCCTTCATGGGGGTGGGAGCCTACGCCGCAAGCCACCTTTATGGCCCCTTGGCTCCTTTGGGTATCCTCCTCGGGGGAGGCATCGCCGCCCTTTTGGGCCTCGTGCTGGGTCTCCCCTCCTTGCGCATCAAGGGGGTGTACCTGGCCATCGCCACCCTGGCCTTCCAGTTTTTGGCGGACTACGTGTTCAAGAACTGGGAGGCGGTCACCGGAGGCATCCGGGGGCGCACCCTACCCCCCGCGGAAATCCTGGGTCTGGCCTTGGACACCCCCGACCGGCTTTGGTACCTGGTCCTGCTCTTCGCCCTACCCCTCTTCTTTTACGGCAAGCGCCTCCTCATGACCCGGGCGGGGCGGGCCTTCATGGCGGTGCGGGACAACGACCTCTCCGCCCGGGTGGCGGGGGTGGACCTGGTGGGGGTAAAGCTCCTGGCCTTTGCCCTTTCCGCCTTCTACGCGGGGGTGGCGGGGGGGCTTTTGGCCCAGCTCTACAAGGCGGTAACCCCCGAGTACTTCCCCCTCACGGTGAGCATTCAGTACCTAGCCATGGTGATCGTGGGCGGGGCGGGCACGGTGCTGGGGGCGGTGCTTGGGGCCTTCTTCGTCCTCCTCATCCCCGAGGTGCTCAACAGCTTCGTGGGAGCCCTGGGGCCCCAGTACGCCGCCGCCCTGGCCGCCTGGCGCAACGTGATCTTCGGCCTCCTGATCCTGGGCTTTCTGATCCTAGAGCCCCTGGGTCTGGTGGGCCTTTGGGGGAGGATCCGCAACTACTTCCGCACCTGGCCCCTCCCCTACTAA
- a CDS encoding glycerol-3-phosphate acyltransferase: protein MFVALLLGYFLGSLPIAYWFGALRGRNLLQEGSGNPGALNAYRVLGPVPGFMVLLLDFFKGILAVALGEGMGGSPLGGLAGGVGAVWGHSFSPWLLFQGGKGLAAGAGVLFAVDPRLLFLSLLLFATLFALFRRPYRVALAVALAQPFLASFLHPAPAYLLFGLGLGLPVALRHLKDWHR, encoded by the coding sequence ATGTTCGTAGCCCTTCTCCTTGGGTACTTCCTGGGAAGCTTGCCCATCGCCTACTGGTTTGGAGCCCTTCGGGGAAGGAACCTCCTCCAGGAGGGATCGGGCAACCCCGGGGCCTTGAACGCCTACCGGGTGCTGGGGCCGGTGCCGGGTTTCATGGTTCTCCTCCTGGACTTCTTCAAGGGAATCCTGGCGGTGGCCCTTGGGGAGGGAATGGGGGGAAGCCCTCTGGGTGGCCTTGCCGGGGGTGTGGGGGCGGTGTGGGGGCATTCCTTTTCCCCCTGGCTCCTCTTCCAGGGAGGTAAGGGCTTGGCTGCGGGGGCCGGGGTGCTCTTTGCCGTAGATCCTCGGCTTCTCTTCCTTTCCCTCCTGCTTTTCGCTACCCTTTTCGCCCTTTTCCGAAGGCCCTACCGTGTGGCTCTGGCCGTGGCCTTGGCCCAGCCCTTCTTGGCTAGCTTCCTGCATCCGGCTCCCGCTTACCTCCTTTTCGGGCTGGGGCTTGGCCTTCCCGTGGCCTTACGCCACCTCAAGGACTGGCACCGCTAG
- a CDS encoding SufE family protein, giving the protein MALPKKLQEALDLIRAMPKELKAQVLLEYAKKVPTPPPGVELERVHECQTPFFLRAEVEGGRVRLYFFIPDEAPTVKAFAGLLKEGLEGESPEAVLSVPPTFYQGAGLEELLTPLRLRGLEAALLRLQGQVQRALS; this is encoded by the coding sequence ATGGCCTTGCCCAAGAAGCTTCAGGAGGCCCTGGACCTGATTCGGGCCATGCCCAAGGAGCTCAAGGCCCAGGTGCTTCTGGAATACGCCAAAAAGGTGCCCACCCCCCCTCCTGGGGTGGAGCTGGAACGGGTTCATGAATGCCAGACCCCCTTCTTCCTGAGGGCGGAGGTGGAGGGGGGAAGGGTTAGGCTTTACTTCTTCATCCCCGATGAAGCTCCCACGGTGAAGGCCTTTGCAGGGCTTCTGAAGGAGGGCCTCGAGGGGGAGTCCCCTGAGGCGGTGCTTTCCGTGCCCCCCACCTTCTACCAAGGAGCAGGGCTAGAGGAACTCCTCACCCCCTTACGGCTAAGGGGCCTCGAGGCGGCCCTCTTGCGGCTCCAAGGCCAGGTGCAAAGGGCTCTTTCCTAG
- a CDS encoding SDR family oxidoreductase, translating to MRVALVSGASRGIGEAIARLLHAKGYRVGLFARDGGRLEALASELGEGALALPGDVRSFADWQKAVASLLQAYGQLDLLVNNAGIGVMKPVAELSEEEFRQVLEVNLVGPFLGLKAALPALLASRGVVVNIGSLAGKNAFKGGAAYNASKFGLLGLMGAAMLELREAGIRVVNVLPGSVDTGFAGNTPGASWKLSPLDVAQAVLFAAEMPERAMVSEIELRPTQTAPKGG from the coding sequence ATGCGGGTGGCCTTGGTATCGGGGGCGAGCCGGGGGATTGGGGAGGCCATCGCCCGGCTTCTGCACGCTAAAGGGTACAGGGTAGGGCTCTTTGCCCGGGATGGGGGAAGGCTCGAGGCCTTGGCCTCGGAGCTGGGGGAGGGGGCCTTGGCCTTGCCCGGGGACGTGCGCTCGTTTGCGGACTGGCAGAAGGCGGTGGCGAGCCTCTTGCAGGCTTACGGCCAGCTGGACCTCCTGGTCAACAACGCCGGGATTGGCGTGATGAAGCCCGTGGCCGAGCTCAGCGAGGAGGAGTTCCGCCAGGTTTTGGAGGTGAACCTGGTGGGGCCCTTTTTGGGCCTCAAGGCGGCTTTGCCAGCCCTCTTGGCCTCGAGGGGGGTGGTGGTGAACATCGGGAGCCTTGCGGGCAAGAACGCCTTCAAGGGCGGGGCGGCCTACAACGCCAGCAAGTTCGGGCTTTTGGGCCTCATGGGGGCGGCCATGCTGGAGCTAAGGGAGGCGGGCATTCGGGTGGTGAACGTCCTGCCGGGCTCGGTGGACACGGGTTTTGCCGGCAACACCCCGGGAGCCTCCTGGAAGCTTTCCCCTCTTGATGTGGCCCAGGCGGTGCTTTTCGCAGCGGAGATGCCGGAAAGGGCTATGGTGAGCGAGATTGAGCTCCGCCCCACCCAGACCGCCCCCAAGGGGGGCTAA
- the coaE gene encoding dephospho-CoA kinase (Dephospho-CoA kinase (CoaE) performs the final step in coenzyme A biosynthesis.), with the protein MGDRAEHPIIIGITGNIGSGKSTVAALLRSWGYPVLDLDELAARARENKKAELKRVFPEAFAGGELDRRVLAQLVFSDPERLKALEDLLHPEVRRLLAEELARIKAPLIFLEIPLLFEKGWEARLDGTLLVAAPVEERVRRVVARSGLSREEVLARERAQMPEEEKRKRATWVLENQGGLKELEEGLRGILARIQERFGLS; encoded by the coding sequence ATGGGCGATCGGGCGGAGCACCCCATCATTATCGGCATCACCGGGAACATCGGAAGCGGCAAGAGCACGGTGGCTGCTCTCCTAAGGTCCTGGGGCTACCCCGTCTTGGATCTGGATGAGCTGGCGGCACGGGCCAGGGAGAACAAGAAGGCGGAGCTTAAGCGGGTTTTCCCGGAGGCCTTCGCGGGCGGGGAGCTGGACCGCAGGGTGCTGGCCCAGCTGGTTTTTTCCGACCCGGAAAGGCTTAAGGCCCTCGAGGACCTCCTCCACCCCGAGGTGCGGAGGCTTTTGGCCGAGGAGCTGGCCCGCATAAAAGCTCCCTTGATTTTCCTGGAAATCCCCCTGCTTTTTGAGAAGGGGTGGGAGGCCCGCCTGGATGGAACCCTTTTGGTGGCGGCGCCTGTGGAGGAGCGGGTGAGGCGGGTGGTGGCCCGCTCCGGACTTTCGCGGGAGGAGGTCTTGGCCCGGGAAAGGGCCCAGATGCCTGAGGAGGAGAAAAGGAAGCGGGCCACCTGGGTTTTGGAGAACCAAGGAGGGCTTAAGGAGCTGGAGGAGGGACTGAGGGGAATCCTGGCCCGGATCCAGGAGCGTTTTGGGCTAAGCTAG
- a CDS encoding HDIG domain-containing metalloprotein, translating to MLRPIAHRDFPFYTPKGAIPVGGALRDLLLGRRPWDLDFAALDPLKAAEEAQGRLGGTLFPLDATRGQYRLVSGTLVLDFSPLEGSLEEDLLRRDFRLNALAWKGGRILGLRGAEEDLRRKVLVPVREENLYQDHLRSLRAVRLAASLGLGLPGETRNALSRHARFLQAHLEALPARERVKEELSRLLLSPRAAWGLHLMERTSLLDVYLPELRPLVGLEQGGVHHLDAWRHTLSVLFHLAWLWPEAPLTARLAALYHDVGKPLTRRYDPEVGRYRFLGHAEVGAEVAEASLLWLRFPKEVAEGAKALVRRHMDRPPEGKGALRRFYFRRKDLLPALPYLMAADRLGTRGVEGEAWEVLRNFQEATREPLPERPFLSGEEVMALLGLRPGPEVGRALAFLLEAQAEGRVRSPEEAKALLLYWKGGGQDPSS from the coding sequence GTGCTCCGCCCGATCGCCCATAGGGACTTTCCCTTTTATACCCCCAAGGGGGCCATTCCCGTGGGGGGTGCGTTACGGGACCTCCTTCTGGGACGAAGGCCCTGGGACCTGGACTTCGCCGCCTTGGACCCCTTGAAGGCGGCGGAGGAAGCCCAAGGCCGTCTGGGGGGTACCCTCTTCCCCTTGGATGCCACGCGGGGCCAGTACCGCCTCGTATCCGGCACCCTGGTCCTGGACTTCTCCCCCCTGGAGGGGAGCCTGGAGGAAGACCTCCTCAGGCGGGACTTCCGCCTAAACGCCCTGGCCTGGAAAGGGGGACGGATCCTAGGCCTAAGGGGGGCGGAGGAAGACCTCAGGCGCAAGGTCTTGGTCCCGGTTCGGGAGGAGAACCTCTACCAAGACCACCTGCGAAGCCTGCGGGCGGTGCGCCTGGCCGCCAGCTTGGGCCTGGGCTTGCCCGGGGAAACCCGAAACGCCCTTTCCCGCCATGCCCGCTTCCTCCAGGCCCACCTCGAGGCCCTTCCCGCCCGGGAACGAGTGAAGGAGGAACTGAGCCGGCTCCTCCTCTCCCCAAGGGCAGCTTGGGGCCTTCACCTGATGGAGCGCACGAGTCTTTTGGACGTCTACCTCCCCGAGCTCCGCCCCCTGGTGGGTCTGGAGCAGGGCGGGGTGCACCACCTGGACGCCTGGCGACACACCCTCTCCGTCCTCTTCCACCTCGCCTGGCTCTGGCCGGAAGCCCCCCTCACCGCACGCCTCGCCGCCCTCTACCACGACGTGGGCAAGCCCCTGACCCGCCGCTATGACCCCGAGGTGGGGCGCTACCGCTTCCTGGGCCACGCCGAGGTGGGGGCGGAGGTGGCGGAAGCGAGCCTCCTCTGGCTCCGCTTCCCCAAGGAGGTGGCGGAGGGGGCCAAGGCCCTGGTGCGCCGCCACATGGACCGCCCTCCGGAAGGGAAAGGGGCCCTCCGCCGCTTCTATTTCCGCCGCAAGGATCTCCTTCCCGCCCTCCCCTACCTCATGGCGGCAGACCGCTTGGGCACCCGGGGGGTGGAGGGGGAGGCCTGGGAAGTGCTCAGGAACTTTCAGGAGGCCACCCGAGAGCCGCTCCCCGAGCGGCCCTTCCTTTCCGGAGAAGAGGTGATGGCCCTCCTGGGCTTGAGGCCAGGGCCGGAGGTGGGGCGGGCCTTGGCCTTCCTCCTCGAGGCCCAGGCGGAAGGACGGGTGCGAAGCCCCGAGGAGGCCAAGGCCCTTCTCCTATATTGGAAGGGTGGAGGGCAGGATCCGTCTTCGTGA
- the amrB gene encoding AmmeMemoRadiSam system protein B: MEGRIRLREPQITPVEGGFLLSDPYGVFGKPLALTEGGLFLLSLMEGKTLEEVQEEVFKAHGILVPRKELEDLLKALEEAGLLLTEGVERRLKEEEERLRKERPMRLAGLSYPEGEEEARAFWEAFRASFPGPRPQGSPSILLLPHLEPSRVPEAYGAALATLEGIPEPERVYLVGVAHRPLKERAAALPVPFHTPFGPAEPDLEALQALDALLPYELFNTPLAFREEHSLELPLFFLKRAFPQAKVLPLLVGRRSPELGEALKVVLKDFPGLLVLAVDLSHVGPRFGDKPFSRPLAEEARKRDLGFLERLAQGEPEAALAFLGGNPTRVDAVEVVASLIPLLTGRKGQVLAYRLDLEAPTLSAVGAGTLVFPTLPG, from the coding sequence GTGGAGGGCAGGATCCGTCTTCGTGAACCACAGATCACCCCGGTGGAAGGGGGGTTCCTCCTCAGTGACCCTTACGGGGTCTTCGGGAAACCCCTGGCCCTCACGGAAGGGGGGCTTTTCCTCCTCTCCCTCATGGAGGGAAAAACCCTGGAGGAGGTGCAGGAGGAGGTCTTCAAAGCCCACGGGATCCTGGTGCCCCGGAAGGAGCTGGAAGACCTCCTGAAGGCCTTGGAGGAGGCGGGCCTCCTCCTCACGGAGGGGGTGGAAAGGCGCCTAAAGGAGGAAGAGGAAAGGCTCAGGAAGGAGCGGCCCATGCGCCTGGCGGGCCTCTCCTACCCCGAGGGGGAGGAAGAGGCCCGCGCCTTTTGGGAGGCCTTCCGGGCCAGCTTCCCGGGGCCGAGGCCCCAAGGGAGCCCCTCCATCCTCCTACTTCCTCATCTGGAGCCAAGCCGGGTACCCGAGGCCTACGGGGCGGCCCTGGCTACCTTGGAAGGCATCCCTGAGCCGGAGCGGGTCTACCTGGTGGGGGTGGCCCACCGCCCCTTGAAGGAGAGGGCCGCTGCCTTGCCCGTTCCCTTCCACACCCCCTTCGGCCCGGCGGAGCCCGACCTGGAAGCCCTCCAGGCCCTGGACGCCCTCCTTCCCTATGAGCTCTTCAACACCCCCCTGGCCTTCCGGGAGGAGCACAGCCTGGAGCTTCCCCTCTTCTTCTTGAAAAGGGCCTTTCCCCAGGCCAAGGTGCTGCCCCTCCTGGTGGGGCGGCGAAGCCCCGAGCTGGGGGAGGCCCTAAAGGTGGTTCTCAAGGACTTCCCAGGCCTCTTGGTGCTGGCGGTGGACCTCTCCCACGTGGGGCCCCGTTTTGGCGACAAGCCCTTTTCCCGCCCCCTGGCGGAGGAGGCCAGAAAGCGGGACCTGGGCTTCCTGGAAAGGCTGGCCCAAGGGGAGCCCGAGGCCGCCTTGGCCTTTTTGGGAGGGAATCCCACCCGCGTGGACGCCGTGGAGGTGGTGGCGAGCCTCATCCCCCTCCTCACCGGCAGGAAGGGCCAGGTCCTGGCCTACCGCCTGGACCTCGAGGCCCCCACCCTCTCGGCGGTGGGGGCGGGCACCCTGGTCTTCCCCACCCTTCCCGGCTAA